The Methanolacinia petrolearia DSM 11571 genome has a segment encoding these proteins:
- the dinB gene encoding DNA polymerase IV, translating to MTENRPAQRIIMHIDMDSFFASVEVRENPSLKGKPVVVGADPKGGKGRGVVSTCSYEAREYGIRSAMPVSTAYRLCPECIFLPVNMQLYKKTSANVMNIMREYSDKFQQVSIDEAYLDISFIGSYDNAESVGREIKERIFHAEGLTCSVGIGPGKVIAKIASGMNKPAGMTVVRPDAIRDFLDPLPVDAIPGIGKKTKVRLEKHGIVTIKDLLGCDIQELKDAFGKHGIMMHRLARGIDDSEVREKEGQKSIGKQTTYPEDVSDTSILLSDLSDLCENVQNRLELRGYSCRTVTVKIRYAGFIDRSKADSFLHPTIDLTVIYEKAKDIFTDLYDERPVRSLGVSLSGFDSAKSRQSRLDDF from the coding sequence ATGACGGAAAACCGCCCTGCCCAAAGAATAATTATGCACATAGACATGGACAGCTTCTTCGCTTCAGTGGAGGTCAGGGAGAACCCGTCGCTTAAAGGAAAACCTGTGGTCGTCGGAGCCGATCCAAAAGGAGGAAAAGGCAGGGGGGTCGTGAGCACCTGTTCATACGAGGCCAGAGAGTACGGAATAAGATCGGCAATGCCTGTGAGTACGGCATACAGGCTCTGCCCGGAGTGCATATTCCTGCCTGTAAACATGCAGCTCTACAAAAAAACATCCGCGAATGTCATGAACATCATGAGAGAATATTCCGACAAATTCCAGCAGGTCAGCATCGACGAGGCATATCTCGACATATCCTTCATCGGTTCATACGATAATGCCGAATCTGTCGGCAGGGAGATCAAAGAGCGGATTTTCCATGCCGAAGGACTCACCTGCTCTGTCGGGATCGGACCGGGCAAGGTTATTGCAAAGATTGCATCAGGCATGAACAAGCCTGCAGGAATGACCGTTGTAAGACCGGATGCGATCAGGGACTTCCTCGACCCGCTTCCTGTGGATGCAATACCAGGGATCGGTAAAAAGACAAAAGTAAGACTTGAAAAGCACGGAATTGTCACTATAAAAGACCTTTTAGGCTGTGATATCCAGGAACTGAAAGACGCCTTCGGAAAACACGGAATCATGATGCACAGGCTTGCCCGCGGAATCGACGACAGCGAGGTCAGGGAGAAGGAGGGCCAGAAGTCCATCGGAAAGCAGACAACTTACCCGGAGGATGTCTCGGATACATCCATTCTCCTGTCGGATCTCTCAGATCTCTGTGAAAATGTTCAGAACAGACTTGAACTCAGGGGATATTCATGCAGGACGGTTACGGTTAAGATCAGGTACGCGGGGTTTATCGACAGATCAAAGGCGGACAGTTTCCTTCATCCAACCATCGATCTGACCGTCATATACGAAAAAGCAAAGGATATATTTACAGATCTATATGACGAAAGACCTGTAAGATCGCTGGGAGTTTCGCTCTCGGGTTTTGATTCGGCAAAAAGCAGACAGTCAAGACTTGATGATTTTTAA
- a CDS encoding cupin domain-containing protein: MWVMEFEPSGFAKKHSHKEEHYLYVLEGICELRSKDGSTSTAEAGDSIFVPACEEHEIVNSGDSVLRMLSLMPILKGATGRSTTPCD, from the coding sequence ATGTGGGTGATGGAGTTTGAACCCTCAGGTTTTGCTAAGAAGCACTCTCATAAAGAAGAGCATTACCTGTATGTCCTCGAAGGCATCTGCGAATTAAGGAGCAAGGACGGCAGTACCTCTACGGCAGAAGCAGGAGACTCCATATTCGTTCCGGCGTGCGAGGAGCATGAGATTGTCAACTCCGGCGATTCGGTCCTCAGGATGCTCTCACTGATGCCTATTTTGAAAGGTGCAACAGGAAGGTCGACAACCCCCTGCGATTAA
- a CDS encoding sodium:solute symporter family protein, whose product MSGDWLTIGVIVLYAIGLLAIGSWASKKVHSSEDYILAGRSLGFWVFTILMVASVCSGMTLVGVSGFGFASGWPGFWEELAVPLAAAFAIIVFGVKLHYIGKRSGYMTVEDYFAQRFESPKAVRGVSAVAGIIVSLIYLVGQYTAISIVLVWLFGIDHVVALLIAAIIITAYTVIGGMYAVSWTTLIQGGILIIGVLIMAPLVIIAAGGLEHINTVLSSIDPNLIQPYFPSAYASYAYCTPEYLVGFVIMLTIGLACAPHVVNNVLAAKEEKFFKWSPLVAFVLYLVVISLVKISGFAVRVLVEEGKLVLPATVNAQDFAFMYGVEFASPNMLIWALFAVIVLSAVMSTTDRLMLTIGTMFSWDIYKNLLKPDASDRQVLRLSQVCVFIAAAISLILAINPPEMLAFLIWMGIGVMLSTFAVPFIAGLYWRRATTQGALAAMIVGLIGSGIFAYWNQYVAKLPMHYSIYSLSCAAIAMIAVSLLTPKNSEEVLDITMTGPFIKPRD is encoded by the coding sequence ATGAGCGGGGACTGGTTAACAATTGGCGTAATAGTGCTTTATGCCATAGGCCTGCTTGCGATAGGGAGCTGGGCATCTAAGAAAGTGCATTCCAGCGAGGACTACATACTTGCAGGACGTTCCCTGGGATTCTGGGTATTTACAATCCTGATGGTCGCATCCGTATGCTCGGGAATGACTCTTGTAGGCGTCAGCGGATTCGGTTTTGCTTCAGGGTGGCCCGGATTCTGGGAAGAGCTCGCCGTTCCGCTCGCAGCAGCCTTTGCGATAATTGTCTTCGGTGTGAAACTGCACTATATCGGCAAAAGGTCAGGATATATGACCGTAGAGGATTACTTTGCCCAGAGATTCGAAAGTCCCAAGGCGGTCAGGGGAGTATCGGCAGTTGCAGGGATTATAGTCTCGCTGATATACCTCGTCGGCCAGTATACCGCAATAAGCATAGTGCTGGTCTGGCTATTCGGAATCGATCATGTCGTTGCCCTTCTAATTGCCGCCATCATCATTACGGCATATACGGTCATCGGAGGAATGTACGCAGTATCATGGACAACACTGATACAGGGTGGGATCCTTATCATCGGCGTCCTGATTATGGCACCGCTGGTTATCATTGCAGCAGGAGGCCTCGAACACATCAATACAGTACTTTCTTCCATCGATCCCAACCTGATCCAGCCATACTTCCCGAGCGCTTATGCATCATACGCGTACTGCACACCCGAGTACCTTGTAGGCTTTGTAATCATGCTGACGATCGGACTTGCCTGTGCACCGCATGTCGTAAACAATGTTCTTGCGGCAAAGGAAGAAAAATTCTTCAAATGGTCTCCGCTGGTTGCATTTGTTCTATATCTTGTCGTAATATCACTGGTGAAGATCTCCGGCTTTGCTGTCCGTGTTCTGGTAGAAGAAGGGAAGCTGGTCCTGCCCGCAACTGTAAACGCCCAGGATTTTGCTTTTATGTATGGCGTCGAATTTGCGTCTCCAAACATGCTTATATGGGCGCTTTTTGCAGTGATTGTCCTCTCTGCTGTTATGTCTACAACGGACAGGCTTATGCTGACAATCGGAACCATGTTCTCCTGGGATATCTATAAAAACCTGCTCAAACCTGATGCATCAGACAGGCAGGTGCTGAGATTAAGCCAGGTATGCGTGTTCATCGCAGCCGCAATATCACTGATCCTGGCGATTAATCCGCCCGAGATGCTGGCATTCCTGATCTGGATGGGAATAGGGGTGATGCTCTCAACATTTGCCGTTCCTTTCATCGCCGGCCTGTACTGGAGGCGTGCAACGACACAGGGAGCACTCGCAGCAATGATCGTGGGGCTTATCGGTTCGGGGATTTTTGCATACTGGAACCAGTACGTTGCAAAACTTCCTATGCACTACTCCATCTATTCACTCTCGTGTGCGGCCATTGCAATGATCGCGGTAAGTCTCCTCACACCGAAGAATTCGGAAGAAGTGCTCGATATCACGATGACCGGGCCGTTTATCAAACCAAGAGACTAA
- the purH gene encoding bifunctional phosphoribosylaminoimidazolecarboxamide formyltransferase/IMP cyclohydrolase: MKYALLSVWDKTGIVDLARTLVENDFKLLSSGGTAKELSNAGIEITEVSEYTGAPEMMDGRVKTLHPKIHGGLLGRRGIDDAVMAERGIEKIDLLVVNLYPFEDMSGKGLPLNELVEYIDIGGPAMIRAAAKNFRDVAVVTDPKDYDFIKAAVKENGLTEAERLYLARKVFSRMAAYDGAISNYLYSIESEFPEVFSVQFRNGRELRYGENPHQKAAVYGESGIAGQKSLQGKAMSYNNYLDTDSAVRLLREFDETAAVIVKHNNPCGVAVGDTLHEAYIRARDVDPVSAYGGIVALNREVGPDMAEEIASTFIEVVIAPSYTREALEIMKRKENMRVLVLPPDEETQELRTIDGGALVQKTPKDITENWEVVTEREPTADEMEAMKLAMKICKHTKSNAIIFADKKSALGIGAGQMNRVNSAEIAVSKAQFSLKGSAVASDAFLPFPDTLEVAAKAGATALLQPGGSIRDKEVIEAANRLNVAMVFTGVRHFRH, translated from the coding sequence ATGAAGTATGCACTTCTATCGGTATGGGATAAAACCGGAATTGTAGATCTTGCGAGAACTCTGGTTGAAAATGATTTCAAGCTTTTGAGTTCCGGCGGCACTGCAAAAGAGCTCTCAAATGCGGGAATTGAGATCACCGAAGTCTCGGAATATACCGGAGCCCCCGAAATGATGGATGGCAGGGTTAAGACGCTACACCCGAAGATACACGGAGGCCTTCTGGGAAGGAGAGGAATCGATGACGCGGTTATGGCAGAGCGCGGTATCGAAAAGATAGACCTCCTTGTCGTAAATCTCTACCCGTTCGAAGATATGTCAGGCAAAGGACTGCCTTTAAATGAACTCGTTGAATACATCGACATCGGCGGACCTGCAATGATAAGGGCTGCAGCCAAGAATTTCAGGGACGTTGCAGTGGTAACTGATCCGAAGGACTATGACTTCATCAAAGCCGCAGTTAAGGAGAACGGCCTGACAGAGGCTGAAAGGCTCTATCTTGCCAGAAAGGTCTTTTCAAGAATGGCCGCCTATGACGGTGCAATAAGCAATTACCTTTATTCCATCGAATCTGAGTTCCCGGAGGTTTTTTCAGTTCAGTTCAGGAACGGAAGAGAGCTCAGGTACGGTGAAAATCCTCACCAGAAAGCGGCAGTCTATGGAGAAAGCGGAATCGCGGGCCAGAAATCCCTCCAGGGCAAAGCCATGTCATATAATAATTACCTGGACACAGACTCCGCAGTCAGGCTCCTGCGCGAATTTGATGAGACAGCCGCGGTTATAGTTAAGCACAACAATCCCTGCGGCGTCGCCGTAGGAGACACGCTTCATGAGGCATACATAAGGGCAAGAGACGTCGATCCGGTATCTGCATACGGCGGAATAGTGGCATTAAACAGGGAAGTCGGGCCTGACATGGCAGAGGAGATCGCATCAACATTCATCGAGGTCGTAATTGCACCATCCTATACCAGGGAAGCGCTCGAAATAATGAAAAGGAAAGAGAACATGCGTGTTCTTGTTCTTCCGCCCGATGAGGAGACACAGGAACTCCGGACTATAGACGGCGGCGCACTCGTCCAGAAGACCCCGAAAGACATCACTGAAAACTGGGAGGTCGTAACGGAGCGCGAACCGACAGCAGATGAGATGGAAGCAATGAAGCTTGCAATGAAGATCTGCAAACATACGAAGAGCAATGCAATTATCTTTGCAGACAAAAAATCAGCCCTTGGTATCGGCGCGGGCCAGATGAACAGGGTAAATTCTGCAGAAATCGCGGTCTCGAAGGCACAATTCTCATTAAAGGGTTCAGCTGTTGCATCTGATGCATTCCTTCCCTTCCCCGACACCCTGGAAGTCGCAGCAAAAGCCGGTGCTACCGCCCTCCTTCAGCCGGGAGGCTCCATACGTGATAAAGAAGTAATCGAAGCCGCAAACAGGCTTAATGTTGCAATGGTCTTCACAGGAGTCCGTCATTTCAGGCATTAA
- a CDS encoding nucleotide exchange factor GrpE, translating to MNDEDPENRTITDSDQDSLSMEDYAVVGDYEGDENGECNDSGAAKIAELQATIDELNDRYLRLAADFENFRKRSSRETNERVNRAIEQFASGILEVADNLERAAGSDDSSLREGLEQIQKILRKVLEQHSIRPIESVNKKFDPEKHEAIAYVPSDSEEGTVIDEVSCGYSMGDRVIRTAKVAVSKGKTEKN from the coding sequence ATGAATGATGAGGATCCAGAAAACAGAACAATCACTGATTCGGACCAGGACTCCCTTTCAATGGAAGACTATGCCGTTGTTGGGGATTATGAAGGGGACGAAAATGGGGAGTGTAACGATTCCGGGGCGGCAAAGATAGCTGAACTTCAGGCCACGATTGATGAGCTGAACGACAGGTATCTGCGCCTTGCCGCGGATTTCGAAAATTTCAGGAAGAGAAGCTCCCGTGAAACGAACGAAAGAGTGAACCGGGCAATCGAGCAGTTTGCATCAGGAATACTTGAAGTTGCAGACAATCTTGAAAGAGCCGCCGGTTCTGACGATTCGTCCCTTCGCGAAGGCCTGGAACAGATCCAGAAGATCCTCAGAAAAGTTCTTGAACAACATTCAATACGTCCCATTGAGTCGGTAAACAAAAAATTCGATCCTGAAAAACACGAAGCCATCGCTTATGTCCCTTCGGACTCCGAAGAGGGCACTGTAATCGATGAAGTCTCATGCGGGTACAGCATGGGGGATCGTGTAATCAGGACTGCAAAAGTCGCAGTATCTAAAGGAAAAACTGAAAAAAATTAA
- the dnaK gene encoding molecular chaperone DnaK — MASNKVLGIDLGTTNSCMSIMEGGKPVVIPNAEGARTTPSVVAFSKDGERLIGSVAKRQAVTNPDRTIISIKRDMGTDRKIKIDDKVFTPQEISAMILQKLKVDAEAYLGEEIKKAVITVPAYFNDAQRNATKDAGKIAGLEVMRIINEPTASALAYGIEKEGDATVLVFDLGGGTFDVSILTLGDGVFEVQATAGDNHLGGDDFDHLVVKYLVDEFKKQEGIDLSSDKMAMQRLRDAAENAKKELSTVQKTNINLPYITTDSSGPKFLDIDLTRAKFEQLIGDLVDRTIGPVKQALSDAKLTAKDIDHVLLVGGSTRVPLVQERVKALLAKEPDKGINPDECVAVGASIQGGVLTGEAKDVVLLDVTPLTLSIETLGGIATKLIERNTTIPTKKSQIFTTAADNQTSVEIHVVQGERAMASDNFTLGKFQLTGIPPAPRGIPQIEVTFDIDANGIINVSAKDLGTGNQQAITISGDKRLSKDEIDEMVNKAKDFEDADKKKREEIEIKNSADNSVFAAEKLLKDSADKIEAEDKGKIESALEKVKNTMEGEDIEALKKDVEELQEAVFAATTKIYQKAQAEAEAAKAGEAGSAGEDETVVDADYEVKDDEKKE; from the coding sequence ATGGCATCAAATAAAGTTCTCGGAATTGATCTTGGAACGACCAACTCATGTATGTCGATTATGGAAGGCGGAAAGCCTGTAGTAATTCCAAATGCAGAGGGTGCAAGAACGACACCTTCGGTAGTAGCCTTTTCAAAAGACGGCGAACGCCTGATCGGAAGCGTTGCAAAACGCCAGGCTGTAACAAACCCTGACAGGACAATAATCTCGATAAAGAGGGATATGGGAACCGACCGGAAGATCAAGATCGACGATAAGGTCTTTACTCCCCAGGAAATCTCCGCAATGATCCTCCAGAAGCTCAAGGTCGATGCTGAAGCATACCTTGGTGAGGAGATAAAGAAGGCAGTGATCACGGTTCCTGCATATTTCAACGATGCACAGAGGAATGCGACGAAAGACGCCGGAAAGATTGCAGGCCTCGAAGTCATGAGGATTATAAACGAGCCGACGGCCAGTGCACTTGCATACGGCATCGAGAAAGAAGGGGATGCAACCGTCCTGGTCTTTGATCTCGGCGGCGGAACTTTCGATGTCTCTATCCTTACACTTGGAGACGGTGTCTTCGAGGTCCAGGCAACTGCCGGAGACAACCATCTCGGAGGAGACGACTTCGATCACCTGGTTGTTAAGTATCTTGTCGATGAGTTCAAGAAGCAGGAGGGCATCGATCTCAGCTCGGACAAGATGGCGATGCAGAGGCTCCGCGACGCAGCAGAGAATGCAAAGAAAGAGCTTTCGACAGTCCAGAAGACCAATATCAACCTGCCTTACATAACGACGGACTCGAGCGGCCCGAAGTTCCTCGATATCGACCTTACAAGAGCGAAGTTCGAGCAGCTTATCGGCGACCTTGTCGACAGGACGATCGGCCCGGTCAAGCAGGCGTTAAGCGATGCAAAACTTACGGCAAAAGACATCGATCACGTCCTCCTCGTAGGCGGTTCGACGCGTGTCCCGCTTGTTCAGGAGAGGGTAAAGGCGCTTCTCGCAAAGGAGCCGGACAAGGGAATAAACCCCGATGAGTGCGTGGCAGTCGGTGCATCGATCCAGGGAGGAGTCCTTACAGGCGAGGCAAAGGATGTTGTTCTTCTTGATGTCACACCGCTGACACTCTCGATCGAGACCCTCGGCGGAATCGCGACAAAGCTTATCGAGAGAAATACGACAATTCCGACGAAGAAAAGCCAGATCTTCACGACCGCGGCAGACAACCAGACAAGTGTCGAGATCCATGTAGTTCAGGGAGAGCGTGCGATGGCATCCGACAACTTCACGCTCGGAAAGTTCCAGTTGACCGGAATTCCGCCTGCACCCCGCGGTATTCCCCAGATCGAGGTAACATTCGATATCGATGCAAACGGAATCATAAATGTCTCCGCAAAGGATCTCGGAACAGGAAACCAGCAGGCGATCACCATCTCCGGCGACAAGAGACTCTCCAAGGATGAGATCGACGAGATGGTAAACAAGGCGAAGGACTTCGAAGATGCCGACAAGAAGAAGCGCGAAGAGATCGAGATAAAGAACAGCGCCGACAATTCTGTCTTTGCCGCAGAAAAACTCCTCAAAGATAGTGCAGATAAGATTGAGGCGGAAGACAAGGGAAAGATCGAATCCGCCCTTGAAAAGGTCAAGAATACCATGGAAGGAGAGGACATCGAGGCCCTGAAAAAGGATGTCGAAGAGCTCCAGGAGGCTGTTTTCGCCGCGACAACAAAGATCTACCAGAAGGCACAGGCTGAGGCCGAGGCGGCCAAGGCCGGAGAAGCAGGTTCTGCCGGTGAGGATGAAACTGTTGTCGATGCCGATTACGAAGTAAAAGACGACGAGAAGAAGGAATAA
- the dnaJ gene encoding molecular chaperone DnaJ: MGAKNYYDVLNVPKDANEQEIKKAYRTLTKKYHPDVCKEEGAEEKFKEINEAYSVLSDSQKRAQYDHMGHETFTNASKGQYTGGGFGGAGFNADFGGFGDIFDAFFGGGAGQRRGPRGPQPGADLLMRVQVTLKDAVLGTSKDIDVMHTEACEECEGTGSSTKKTRVCPRCGGSGQERRENRTPFGSFVSMTTCSQCRGRGKIPEQTCSKCGGSGHKKVKRTITVNIPAGIESGMRLRMEGYGEAGDPGASNGDLFIEVDVLADSKFKRLGDNLETSVSVSAAGAAVGTKVDITTIDDREVELKVPAGIQHGTALKIPGEGVRRRGRPGDLLVRVNISIPKDLGDEEKELYKRLLEIESEKKDSKKGGFFQGMMGKKKGSKK; encoded by the coding sequence ATGGGTGCCAAAAACTACTATGACGTATTGAATGTTCCGAAGGACGCAAACGAACAGGAGATAAAAAAGGCATACCGCACCCTTACGAAGAAATACCACCCGGATGTCTGCAAAGAAGAGGGCGCCGAGGAGAAATTCAAGGAGATAAACGAAGCCTACAGTGTCCTCTCCGATTCCCAGAAGCGGGCCCAGTATGATCATATGGGCCATGAGACCTTTACAAACGCCTCCAAAGGCCAGTACACAGGCGGAGGCTTTGGCGGTGCGGGTTTCAACGCCGATTTCGGTGGATTCGGGGATATATTCGATGCATTCTTCGGCGGCGGTGCGGGCCAGCGGAGAGGGCCACGCGGCCCCCAGCCGGGCGCCGATCTCCTTATGCGGGTTCAGGTCACCCTGAAAGATGCGGTCCTGGGAACATCCAAGGACATCGATGTGATGCACACCGAGGCCTGTGAGGAATGCGAAGGCACTGGAAGTTCTACTAAAAAGACCCGGGTATGCCCCCGCTGTGGGGGTTCGGGTCAGGAGAGGCGCGAGAACAGGACTCCGTTCGGCAGTTTCGTGAGCATGACCACATGTTCGCAGTGCAGGGGCCGCGGGAAGATTCCCGAGCAAACCTGTTCAAAGTGCGGTGGATCAGGGCATAAAAAGGTAAAGAGGACAATCACCGTCAATATACCAGCCGGAATTGAATCCGGTATGCGGCTTCGCATGGAAGGATACGGCGAAGCGGGAGACCCGGGTGCGTCGAACGGTGATCTCTTCATAGAGGTCGATGTACTTGCGGACTCCAAATTCAAACGCCTGGGCGACAACCTTGAGACCAGTGTAAGCGTATCTGCGGCAGGTGCTGCGGTGGGTACAAAAGTCGATATAACCACCATAGACGATCGCGAAGTCGAACTCAAGGTCCCTGCAGGAATTCAGCACGGAACTGCGCTAAAGATCCCCGGAGAAGGTGTAAGACGGCGCGGAAGGCCGGGAGACCTTTTGGTACGCGTCAATATTTCAATACCAAAAGACCTCGGCGACGAGGAGAAGGAGCTCTATAAACGTCTCCTTGAGATAGAATCCGAGAAAAAGGACTCTAAAAAGGGCGGATTCTTCCAGGGTATGATGGGAAAGAAGAAAGGTTCGAAGAAGTAA
- a CDS encoding methyltransferase domain-containing protein has protein sequence MKLIFELSGEHPRIPFCEIECVGKLLECAEQVAVAECPNPAETERLAMTHVIMEYLGECSADRSSFEDLLKSLNIKSGKSFAGRVKKISGTAIGDSQLDLERCIGSHISGQVSLNSPDEEYRAVFSGERCFFGRVLYRIDRGGFAYRNPMRRAFFHPGVMMPIMARTLVNLSFAGEGDLLLDPFCGTGGILLEGQLLGCRVIGSDMDRFMLEGCRENLPSAEVLCADATCLPLPDGSVDAVATDLPYGQSVCIRAESMNKLYNDSLAEIRRVLKPGGRAVVVTHVDIREIAGRHFDIIQYHEQRVHKSLTRKIMVMK, from the coding sequence ATGAAACTGATCTTTGAATTGTCCGGTGAGCATCCCAGGATCCCGTTTTGCGAGATTGAATGCGTCGGAAAACTGCTTGAATGCGCTGAGCAGGTCGCGGTTGCGGAATGTCCCAATCCGGCTGAGACTGAGCGCCTTGCAATGACCCACGTCATTATGGAGTATCTCGGGGAATGTAGTGCGGATCGATCTTCATTTGAAGATCTTTTAAAGAGCCTGAATATAAAATCCGGGAAGAGTTTTGCAGGACGCGTTAAGAAGATCTCGGGAACAGCTATCGGCGACTCCCAGCTCGATCTCGAACGGTGTATCGGTTCTCATATATCCGGGCAGGTCTCCCTCAATTCGCCTGATGAGGAATACAGGGCGGTTTTCTCAGGTGAACGGTGCTTCTTTGGGCGGGTATTATACAGGATAGATCGCGGAGGATTTGCATACCGCAATCCCATGAGAAGGGCATTCTTTCACCCTGGTGTCATGATGCCTATTATGGCAAGGACGCTTGTGAACCTCTCTTTTGCAGGTGAAGGTGATCTGCTCCTGGATCCGTTCTGCGGGACAGGCGGTATTCTGCTTGAAGGGCAGCTCCTCGGGTGCAGGGTAATCGGGTCGGATATGGACAGGTTCATGCTTGAAGGATGCAGGGAAAACCTTCCTTCTGCAGAGGTTCTCTGTGCCGATGCGACCTGTCTCCCCCTTCCGGACGGATCGGTGGATGCGGTTGCCACCGATCTTCCGTACGGCCAGTCGGTCTGCATAAGAGCAGAATCCATGAATAAACTTTATAATGATTCGCTTGCAGAGATAAGGCGTGTGCTAAAACCCGGAGGGCGGGCTGTAGTTGTAACTCACGTGGACATCCGCGAAATTGCCGGGAGGCATTTCGATATAATTCAGTATCATGAGCAGAGAGTTCATAAGAGTCTGACGAGAAAGATAATGGTGATGAAATAA
- a CDS encoding dCTP deaminase: MILSRENILKLIESGDLVLDPYSEGSQQPASYDLRAGEDYVLKKGECTLVHSMERVELPAGVAATLMCRSSFGRKGVLIGGGYVDPGFRGNLTLCLVNMGPEDVPLPAGERCVQIIMHEVTEGSSTYNGRYQDSVGAVGSRI, from the coding sequence ATGATTCTTTCCAGAGAAAATATTTTGAAACTGATCGAATCTGGCGACCTTGTTCTTGATCCCTATAGTGAAGGCTCGCAGCAGCCCGCATCATACGATCTGAGAGCAGGAGAGGACTATGTCCTGAAGAAAGGCGAATGCACACTCGTTCACTCCATGGAGCGTGTGGAACTTCCTGCAGGTGTTGCGGCCACCCTCATGTGCAGGTCTTCATTCGGGAGAAAAGGAGTCCTCATCGGTGGGGGATATGTAGATCCGGGTTTCCGCGGAAATCTTACATTATGCCTTGTCAATATGGGCCCTGAGGATGTTCCGCTCCCGGCCGGCGAAAGGTGCGTCCAGATTATCATGCATGAGGTGACCGAGGGGTCGTCTACATACAACGGACGCTACCAGGACAGTGTCGGTGCTGTTGGATCGAGGATCTGA